In Providencia zhijiangensis, a single window of DNA contains:
- the rpe gene encoding ribulose-phosphate 3-epimerase, giving the protein MKDFLIAPSILSADFARLGEDTAKVLAAGADIVHFDVMDNHYVPNLTFGAPICKALRDYGITAPIDVHLMVKPVDRIIPDFAKAGATHISFHPEASEHIDRTLQLIKENGCTAGLVFNPATPLSYLDYVMDKVDMILLMSVNPGFGGQSFIPQTLNKLRQVRKLIDESGYDIRLEVDGGVKVNNIAEIAAAGADTFVAGSAIFDQPDYKKVIDEMRQELKKVSQ; this is encoded by the coding sequence ATGAAAGATTTTCTCATTGCCCCATCTATTTTATCTGCTGACTTTGCACGTTTAGGCGAAGATACCGCCAAAGTTCTTGCTGCAGGCGCAGACATTGTCCATTTCGATGTGATGGACAACCACTATGTACCGAACCTCACGTTCGGTGCACCAATCTGTAAAGCCCTGCGCGATTACGGTATCACCGCCCCGATTGATGTTCACTTAATGGTTAAACCGGTCGATCGCATTATTCCGGATTTCGCTAAAGCGGGTGCGACTCACATTAGCTTCCACCCAGAAGCCAGCGAGCACATCGATAGAACCTTACAGCTCATCAAAGAGAATGGCTGTACTGCGGGTCTGGTATTTAACCCAGCGACCCCACTTAGCTATCTCGATTATGTGATGGATAAAGTTGATATGATCCTGCTGATGTCGGTTAACCCAGGATTCGGTGGTCAATCATTTATCCCACAAACCCTGAACAAATTGCGCCAAGTTCGTAAACTGATTGACGAAAGTGGTTATGATATTCGTTTAGAAGTCGATGGTGGCGTGAAGGTCAATAACATTGCAGAAATTGCCGCAGCAGGTGCAGACACCTTCGTTGCTGGTTCCGCGATTTTTGATCAGCCTGATTACAAAAAAGTCATCGATGAAATGCGCCAAGAATTGAAGAAGGTATCTCAATGA
- the sodA gene encoding superoxide dismutase [Mn]: MSYTLPALPYAYDALEPHFDKQTMEIHHTKHHQTYVNNTNTALEKLPELAGLDIDVLIQKLDQIPADQRTFVRNNAGGHSNHSLFWKGLKLGTELQGELKAAIERDFGSVDAFKDLFEKAAASRFGSGWAWLVLKADGKLAVVSTANQDSPLMGEAISGASGYPILGLDVWEHAYYLKYQNRRPDYIKAFWSVVNWDEAAKRFAEKTK, translated from the coding sequence ATGAGTTACACATTACCTGCTTTACCTTATGCTTACGATGCGCTGGAACCTCATTTTGATAAACAAACCATGGAAATCCATCACACCAAGCACCACCAAACCTACGTGAATAACACCAATACTGCCTTAGAAAAACTGCCTGAACTGGCGGGGTTAGATATTGATGTGTTAATCCAAAAATTAGACCAAATCCCAGCAGATCAACGTACTTTTGTACGTAACAATGCGGGTGGCCACTCAAACCATAGTCTGTTCTGGAAAGGGTTAAAATTAGGTACTGAACTGCAAGGCGAACTGAAAGCTGCCATTGAGCGTGACTTTGGTAGCGTTGATGCCTTTAAAGATCTGTTCGAAAAAGCCGCAGCTTCCCGTTTTGGTTCTGGTTGGGCATGGTTGGTATTAAAAGCCGATGGCAAACTGGCGGTGGTCTCTACTGCAAACCAAGATAGCCCATTAATGGGTGAAGCGATTTCTGGCGCTTCAGGTTACCCAATCCTTGGTTTAGATGTTTGGGAGCACGCTTACTACCTGAAATATCAAAACCGTCGCCCTGACTACATCAAAGCCTTCTGGTCAGTTGTGAACTGGGATGAAGCAGCAAAACGCTTCGCAGAAAAAACCAAGTAA
- the trpS gene encoding tryptophan--tRNA ligase, whose product MSTPTEKSKQTQKPIVFSGAQPSGELTIGNYMGALRQWVKMQDDYDCIYCIVDQHAITVRQDPVELRKRTLDTLALYLACGIDPKKSTIFVQSHVPQHAQLSWALNCYTYFGELSRMTQFKDKSARHSENINAGLFDYPVLMAADILVYQTNQVPVGIDQKQHLELSRDIAQRFNAIYGDIFTVPEPFIPTDGGARVMALQEPTKKMSKSDDNRNNVIALLEDPKSVVKKIKRAMTDSEEPPRICYDVENKAGVSNLLDILAGVTGKSVKTLEAEFEGQMYGHLKGAVAEAVSDMLTNLQARYHEFRNNEALLNQIMDEGATKAAARAQETLDKVYDAIGFVKRPQL is encoded by the coding sequence ATGAGCACACCCACTGAGAAATCTAAACAAACCCAGAAACCTATTGTATTCAGCGGCGCACAGCCTTCCGGTGAATTAACCATCGGTAACTACATGGGTGCGTTACGTCAGTGGGTTAAGATGCAAGATGATTATGATTGCATCTACTGTATCGTTGACCAACACGCGATCACCGTTCGCCAAGACCCTGTTGAACTGCGTAAAAGAACCCTCGATACATTAGCGCTCTACTTAGCGTGCGGTATTGATCCGAAGAAAAGCACCATTTTTGTTCAGTCACATGTACCACAACATGCACAACTTAGCTGGGCGCTAAACTGCTACACCTATTTTGGCGAACTGAGCCGCATGACCCAGTTCAAAGACAAATCTGCTCGCCATTCAGAAAACATCAACGCCGGTTTGTTTGACTACCCAGTTCTGATGGCTGCCGATATTCTGGTTTACCAAACTAACCAAGTTCCTGTGGGTATTGACCAGAAACAACATCTTGAACTGAGCCGCGATATTGCTCAGCGCTTCAATGCCATTTACGGAGATATTTTCACCGTACCAGAGCCATTTATCCCAACCGATGGCGGCGCACGTGTGATGGCATTACAAGAGCCAACCAAGAAAATGTCTAAGTCTGATGACAACCGCAATAACGTGATTGCGCTGTTGGAAGATCCGAAATCCGTTGTGAAGAAAATCAAACGCGCAATGACCGACTCTGAAGAGCCACCACGTATTTGCTACGATGTTGAAAATAAAGCAGGGGTTTCTAACCTGTTAGATATCCTTGCTGGCGTGACAGGCAAAAGTGTGAAAACGCTGGAAGCGGAGTTTGAAGGCCAAATGTATGGTCATCTGAAAGGTGCGGTCGCTGAAGCTGTTTCTGACATGCTGACTAACTTACAAGCTCGTTACCATGAGTTCCGCAACAATGAAGCGCTACTGAACCAAATCATGGATGAGGGCGCGACCAAAGCAGCAGCTCGCGCACAAGAAACCTTAGATAAGGTTTACGATGCGATCGGCTTTGTAAAACGTCCACAACTGTAA
- the acs gene encoding acetate--CoA ligase has translation MTQITKHPVPANIAKNALINEQQYNDEYQRSIQDPEGFWGEKGKIVDWIKPYTRVKNTSFDPGHVNIRWFEDGTLNLSANCLDRHLATRGDQTAIIWEGDDPTQSKNITYRELHHDVCQFANVLKKQGIRKGDVVAIYMPMVVEAAVAMLACARIGAIHTVIFAGFSPEAVSGRVIDCKAKLIITSDEGLRAGRAIPLKKNVDDALQNPQVTTVANVIVYRRTGNAPSWIEGRDLWWHDVIQGVSADCPPEEINAEDPLFILYTSGSTGKPKGVLHTTGGYLVYATLTFKYTFDYHENEVYWCTADVGWVTGHSYLLYGPLSNGAKTLMFEGVPNYPAVNRMAQVVDKHQVNILYTAPTAIRALMAEGDKAIEGTQRDSLRILGSVGEPINPEAWEWFYKKMGNSRCPVVDTWWQTETGGFMITPLPGATMLKPGSATLPFFGVRPALVDNLGEPIDGATEGNLVIVDSWPGQARTLFGDHERFEQTYFSTFKGMYFSGDGARRDEDGYYWITGRVDDVLNISGHRLGTAEIESALVSHPKVAEAAVVGIPHSIKGQAIYAYVTLISGEEPSPELYTEVRNWVRKEIGPIATPDVLHWTDSLPKTRSGKIMRRILRKIASGDTSNFGDTSTLADPGVVEKLLEEKQSMSIS, from the coding sequence ATGACACAAATAACTAAACATCCCGTTCCTGCTAATATTGCTAAAAATGCCCTGATAAACGAACAACAGTATAACGATGAGTACCAACGCTCGATTCAAGACCCCGAAGGATTTTGGGGCGAAAAAGGGAAAATCGTTGATTGGATTAAACCTTACACTCGCGTTAAGAACACCTCATTCGACCCTGGACACGTTAATATCCGCTGGTTCGAAGATGGCACTTTAAACCTGAGCGCTAACTGTTTAGACCGTCACCTAGCCACTCGTGGCGACCAAACCGCTATCATCTGGGAAGGGGATGACCCAACCCAATCAAAAAATATTACATACCGTGAGCTGCACCATGATGTGTGCCAGTTCGCAAACGTCCTGAAAAAACAAGGCATCCGCAAAGGGGATGTCGTCGCTATCTATATGCCAATGGTGGTTGAAGCCGCTGTGGCTATGCTGGCATGTGCGCGTATCGGCGCTATCCATACTGTCATCTTTGCCGGATTCTCCCCTGAGGCGGTCTCTGGACGCGTTATTGACTGTAAAGCCAAGCTTATCATCACCTCTGATGAAGGCTTGCGTGCAGGTCGCGCTATCCCACTGAAAAAGAACGTGGACGATGCACTGCAAAATCCACAAGTCACTACCGTCGCAAATGTGATTGTTTACCGCCGTACAGGTAATGCACCAAGCTGGATTGAAGGCCGTGACCTTTGGTGGCACGACGTTATCCAAGGCGTAAGCGCAGATTGCCCACCGGAAGAGATTAATGCGGAAGATCCACTGTTTATTCTCTACACTTCCGGCTCCACAGGTAAACCTAAAGGGGTTCTCCACACCACAGGCGGTTATCTGGTCTATGCAACGCTGACATTCAAATACACCTTTGATTATCATGAAAATGAAGTCTACTGGTGTACGGCGGATGTGGGCTGGGTAACAGGTCATAGCTACCTGCTTTATGGGCCGTTATCTAATGGTGCAAAAACCTTAATGTTCGAAGGTGTGCCAAACTACCCAGCGGTTAACCGTATGGCTCAAGTCGTTGATAAGCACCAAGTCAATATCCTGTATACCGCACCAACCGCTATTCGTGCACTGATGGCGGAAGGTGATAAAGCGATTGAAGGCACCCAGCGCGATTCTTTACGTATTTTGGGATCGGTCGGTGAGCCAATCAACCCAGAAGCGTGGGAATGGTTCTACAAGAAAATGGGGAACAGCCGCTGCCCAGTGGTTGATACATGGTGGCAAACGGAAACCGGTGGCTTCATGATCACGCCACTACCGGGTGCGACAATGTTAAAACCAGGTTCGGCAACACTACCATTCTTTGGCGTTCGCCCTGCATTGGTTGATAACCTTGGCGAGCCTATCGATGGCGCAACAGAAGGTAACTTAGTTATTGTGGATTCTTGGCCGGGTCAAGCTCGTACCCTGTTTGGTGACCATGAACGCTTCGAACAAACCTATTTCTCCACCTTTAAAGGCATGTACTTTAGTGGTGATGGGGCGCGTCGTGATGAAGATGGCTATTACTGGATCACCGGTCGTGTTGATGACGTGCTGAATATTTCAGGTCACCGTTTAGGGACAGCAGAAATTGAATCCGCCCTCGTTTCACATCCGAAAGTGGCTGAAGCTGCAGTCGTGGGTATTCCTCATAGCATCAAAGGACAGGCAATCTACGCCTATGTCACCTTAATTTCTGGCGAGGAGCCATCCCCAGAGTTGTACACTGAAGTGCGCAATTGGGTTCGTAAAGAAATTGGCCCGATTGCCACGCCAGACGTTTTACATTGGACTGATTCTTTACCGAAAACGCGTTCCGGTAAGATCATGCGCCGTATCCTACGAAAAATTGCATCAGGTGATACCAGTAATTTTGGAGATACTTCCACACTGGCAGATCCAGGTGTTGTCGAAAAACTGCTAGAAGAAAAACAGTCAATGAGTATCTCGTAG
- a CDS encoding SPOR domain-containing protein yields the protein MDEFKPDNQPQVQNDLRPDTSDRPTGRARPAAAAKPKIALSRQHIMIGVGVLVLLLLIIAISSALKAPTEHEKLQNDSANQRNIDLSGSSSLTNSETQSTTQPQTGQAQELNGQQINPMPTQADTQTQQNGLGERIEIPGDVADALNQGQNLPSESTTTPPQNVTPLTPPQVKPVEKQPTVKPVTPEKTQPKATKPVEQKQPAQPKTTTKPATSTSQSGSTVAAPSGSYTLQLSSASRSDTLEAFAKENKLANYQVYKTIRNGQTWYVLIHGNYSSVSEAKSAIASLPAAVQAKKPWVRNMKQVKQDQK from the coding sequence ATGGACGAATTTAAACCAGACAATCAGCCTCAAGTGCAGAATGATTTAAGGCCTGATACATCAGATAGACCAACCGGACGTGCGCGTCCTGCTGCGGCAGCTAAGCCAAAAATTGCGTTATCACGTCAACACATCATGATCGGTGTCGGCGTTTTAGTGCTGTTGCTGCTGATCATTGCAATCAGTTCCGCATTAAAAGCACCAACAGAACATGAGAAATTACAAAATGATAGCGCTAATCAGCGTAATATCGATTTATCAGGTTCTTCATCACTGACCAACTCAGAGACTCAATCCACAACGCAACCTCAAACAGGTCAAGCGCAAGAGTTAAATGGTCAGCAAATTAACCCAATGCCAACTCAAGCAGACACTCAGACACAACAAAATGGTCTTGGTGAACGCATTGAAATTCCGGGTGATGTTGCCGATGCTCTCAACCAAGGTCAAAACCTGCCGTCTGAAAGCACCACGACGCCACCACAAAATGTGACACCGTTGACGCCTCCGCAAGTTAAACCTGTGGAAAAACAGCCAACAGTAAAACCAGTCACACCAGAGAAAACGCAACCAAAAGCGACTAAGCCAGTTGAACAAAAACAACCTGCTCAGCCAAAAACAACCACTAAGCCTGCAACCAGCACAAGCCAAAGTGGTAGTACCGTTGCAGCACCCTCTGGAAGCTATACATTGCAATTAAGTAGCGCAAGTCGTTCAGATACACTGGAAGCTTTCGCAAAAGAGAATAAACTTGCTAACTATCAAGTGTATAAAACCATTCGTAATGGTCAGACTTGGTATGTATTGATCCACGGAAATTACAGCTCAGTGAGCGAAGCAAAAAGTGCAATTGCGTCCTTACCAGCCGCAGTGCAAGCGAAAAAACCGTGGGTGCGTAATATGAAACAAGTTAAACAGGATCAAAAATAA
- a CDS encoding DUF485 domain-containing protein: protein MNATAYEKVEVNPLFQELVRKRSRFSWLLSAITLVLYVGFIFLIAFDPSWLGTPITEGSYITRGIPVGVGLIVISFILTGLYVIRANSEFDRLTAEILKEVEK, encoded by the coding sequence ATGAATGCTACTGCTTACGAAAAGGTCGAGGTGAACCCTCTCTTTCAAGAATTAGTGAGAAAACGTAGTCGCTTTTCATGGTTGTTATCTGCAATAACGTTAGTTCTGTATGTTGGTTTTATCTTTCTTATCGCGTTTGATCCAAGCTGGTTAGGTACCCCAATCACTGAAGGTTCCTACATCACCCGCGGTATTCCTGTGGGCGTTGGGCTGATTGTGATCTCGTTTATCTTAACGGGTTTATATGTCATCCGAGCTAACAGCGAATTTGACCGCTTAACCGCCGAAATCTTAAAAGAGGTAGAAAAATGA
- a CDS encoding LysR substrate-binding domain-containing protein, giving the protein MQYDLNDLYYFVKVVEHGGFSQAGAALGIPKSKLSRRIADLEQKLNVSLIYRSTRQFHVTDIGQVFYQQCKNVVEEADIAHELICSVQTHPKGTIKLSCPVTLLQVYLQDLLIDFMEKYPDIDVQILAVNRPVDVISEGLDLALRVRSLPLDDSGMMMKVLGYSQRILVANPSVFREKGAPSTPEQLVDYPILANTEHSQRYTLSLKNSDELSVTVHVTPKLATTDILTLYRAAVRGLGIARLPKGVVEQELKSGELVEVLPQWQFSEDIIHAVYPSRKGLLPAVQLFLTYLAENMAAGKK; this is encoded by the coding sequence ATGCAGTACGATTTAAATGACCTTTATTATTTCGTTAAAGTCGTTGAACATGGTGGTTTTTCTCAAGCTGGTGCGGCGCTTGGGATCCCAAAATCAAAACTCAGTCGTCGTATTGCCGACTTGGAGCAAAAGCTAAATGTTTCATTGATTTATCGCTCCACAAGGCAATTTCATGTCACTGACATTGGGCAAGTTTTTTATCAGCAATGTAAGAATGTCGTGGAAGAAGCGGATATTGCCCATGAACTGATTTGCTCAGTACAAACACACCCCAAAGGTACCATTAAGCTCTCTTGCCCCGTTACTTTATTGCAAGTCTATTTGCAGGATTTACTGATTGATTTTATGGAGAAATACCCTGATATCGATGTACAAATTCTGGCCGTCAATCGCCCCGTCGATGTGATCAGTGAAGGATTGGATTTGGCATTACGAGTGCGTTCATTACCCCTTGATGATTCTGGAATGATGATGAAAGTGTTGGGGTATTCTCAGCGGATCTTAGTCGCAAATCCAAGTGTATTCCGTGAAAAAGGAGCACCATCAACTCCAGAGCAGCTGGTGGATTACCCAATTCTTGCTAATACGGAGCATTCACAGCGTTATACCCTATCTTTAAAAAATAGTGATGAGCTGAGTGTGACGGTGCATGTCACACCTAAGCTAGCCACCACCGATATTTTAACGTTATACCGTGCTGCGGTTAGGGGGCTAGGTATTGCTCGTTTACCTAAGGGAGTCGTTGAACAAGAATTGAAAAGTGGGGAGCTGGTGGAGGTGTTACCGCAATGGCAATTTTCGGAAGATATCATTCATGCCGTGTACCCTTCCCGTAAAGGATTATTACCCGCAGTTCAGTTATTTCTAACTTATTTGGCAGAGAATATGGCTGCAGGGAAAAAATAA
- a CDS encoding toxin-antitoxin system YwqK family antitoxin: protein MKTINIAMAFSVAFMLSGCLSQPAPQYDNNGIQLEEFKELESLRMPELNIPEGAPDGEYIERYGNGAIQFKSWVKNNCLDKSITVYYKNGQPKMFIPIKNCKVDGVIKSYHPNGNLDTEMGYSNDRLNGDYKSYYDTPKNNLHLKTSFVNGVAEGVLEERGQDGELLKQGLIKDGKLYTAK, encoded by the coding sequence ATGAAAACTATTAATATTGCTATGGCATTTTCTGTTGCCTTCATGTTGTCTGGGTGCCTTTCTCAACCCGCACCTCAGTATGATAACAATGGTATCCAGTTAGAAGAGTTCAAAGAGCTAGAAAGCTTGAGAATGCCAGAGCTGAACATTCCTGAAGGGGCGCCGGATGGGGAATATATCGAACGTTATGGAAATGGTGCCATTCAGTTTAAATCGTGGGTGAAAAACAACTGCTTAGATAAGAGCATCACGGTTTATTATAAAAATGGTCAGCCAAAAATGTTTATTCCTATAAAAAATTGCAAAGTGGATGGCGTCATTAAGTCTTATCATCCTAATGGGAATTTAGATACTGAGATGGGATACAGTAATGACCGACTCAACGGCGATTATAAATCCTACTACGATACACCGAAAAATAATCTGCATCTTAAAACGAGTTTTGTGAATGGAGTCGCGGAAGGTGTTCTTGAAGAGCGTGGACAAGATGGCGAGCTATTAAAGCAGGGGCTGATTAAAGACGGTAAGTTGTACACCGCGAAGTAA
- a CDS encoding pirin family protein produces MKKIIGIYQSPRSHWVGDGFPVRSMFSYSNHGKYLNPFLLLDRAGPHPFPASEGDNRGVGEHPHKGFETVTIVYDGEVAHHDSTGEGGVIGPGDVQWMTAASGILHQEYQSDNFMKNGGTLDMVQLWVNLPAKDKLAAPGYQLLTRDTIPTVSLTNEAGTLRVIAGDYLGNTGAARTFTALDVWDLRLNKGKVVGLPTKASRNVGLVMLKGSLFVDGHTALNEGELMILDATDSNVLLEATTDEALVLLLSGDPIDEPVVGYGPFVMNASQEINEAVNDFNSGKFGRIPNAS; encoded by the coding sequence ATGAAAAAGATTATTGGTATTTATCAATCCCCACGTAGTCACTGGGTTGGTGATGGTTTCCCTGTTCGCTCCATGTTTAGTTATAGCAACCACGGGAAATACCTGAACCCATTCTTACTGTTGGACAGAGCGGGGCCACACCCATTCCCAGCATCTGAAGGGGATAATCGTGGTGTTGGCGAACATCCACATAAAGGCTTTGAAACCGTCACCATCGTGTATGACGGCGAAGTGGCTCACCACGATTCTACAGGGGAAGGCGGCGTGATCGGACCCGGAGATGTGCAGTGGATGACCGCGGCATCAGGGATACTTCATCAAGAATATCAATCTGATAACTTTATGAAAAATGGCGGTACTTTGGATATGGTGCAGTTGTGGGTCAATTTACCAGCCAAAGATAAATTGGCAGCGCCAGGGTACCAACTATTAACTCGCGATACGATCCCAACCGTTAGCTTGACGAATGAGGCGGGCACATTACGGGTCATTGCAGGGGACTATCTAGGCAATACCGGCGCCGCACGCACATTTACCGCGCTTGATGTTTGGGATCTGCGTCTGAATAAAGGTAAAGTCGTGGGATTGCCAACTAAGGCCAGTCGCAATGTTGGGCTAGTGATGTTGAAAGGCAGCCTATTTGTGGATGGTCATACCGCATTGAATGAAGGCGAGTTGATGATCCTTGATGCTACTGATAGCAATGTGCTGTTAGAAGCCACCACCGATGAGGCTTTAGTGCTGCTGCTCAGCGGTGATCCTATCGATGAGCCTGTTGTGGGATATGGCCCATTTGTGATGAATGCGAGCCAAGAAATCAACGAAGCCGTGAATGATTTTAATAGCGGTAAATTTGGTAGGATCCCGAATGCCAGCTAA
- the dam gene encoding adenine-specific DNA-methyltransferase: MKKKRAFLKWAGGKYPLVDEIKKHLPQGDCLIEPFVGAGSVFLNTNYDSYVLADINSDLINLYNTVKYRSDAFIEEAQQLFTPEFNTSEQYYLMRQAFNQSDDPAKRSILFLYLNRHCYNGLCRYNLSGEFNVPFGRYKKPYFPKDELLWFAEKAQKATFVTQSYSKTLLDAQDGSVIYCDPPYAPLSETANFTAYHTNAFSAQEQQNLAFLAHKLSSERKIPVLISNHETPVTREWYYQAQLHIVKVRRTISRNILNRAKVNELLALYAGAGASKKL, encoded by the coding sequence ATGAAAAAAAAACGCGCTTTTTTAAAATGGGCTGGGGGTAAATACCCGCTTGTGGACGAGATCAAAAAACATCTTCCACAAGGAGATTGCTTAATAGAACCTTTTGTTGGTGCAGGATCGGTGTTTTTAAATACCAACTACGATTCGTACGTACTTGCGGATATTAACAGCGATCTCATCAACCTCTACAACACGGTTAAATATCGCTCTGATGCTTTTATCGAAGAAGCTCAGCAACTGTTCACACCTGAATTTAATACCTCTGAACAGTATTATTTAATGCGCCAAGCATTTAACCAATCAGATGACCCTGCTAAACGTAGCATTCTCTTTTTGTATCTTAACCGCCACTGTTATAACGGGTTATGCCGCTATAACCTAAGCGGTGAATTCAATGTGCCTTTCGGACGCTATAAGAAACCCTATTTTCCGAAAGACGAATTACTGTGGTTTGCTGAAAAAGCCCAGAAAGCGACCTTTGTGACGCAGTCTTACAGCAAAACATTACTCGATGCGCAGGATGGCTCAGTCATCTACTGCGATCCACCTTATGCACCGCTGTCTGAGACCGCTAACTTTACGGCCTATCACACCAACGCCTTTAGTGCGCAAGAACAACAGAATCTGGCTTTTTTGGCACATAAGTTGTCATCTGAGCGCAAGATCCCAGTTCTTATCTCAAATCATGAGACCCCAGTGACCCGAGAGTGGTATTATCAAGCACAGTTACATATCGTAAAAGTGCGTCGCACCATTAGTAGAAATATTTTGAACCGTGCCAAAGTCAATGAGCTTTTGGCTTTATATGCGGGAGCGGGAGCATCTAAAAAACTATAG
- a CDS encoding phosphoglycolate phosphatase, with protein sequence MTHAVLESIKAIAFDLDGTLVDSAGGLADAIDKTLEELNLPPAGKERVSIWVGNGADMLVQRALEWAGMTVTPELKKQARIRFDEHYATTVNTGSQLFPEVKETLETIAKHNLPMAIVTNKPTPFVAPLLEKLGIDSYFSLVLGGDDVVKTKPHPAPLYLTMGQFGLRKEELLFVGDSRNDIIAAHNAGCPSVGLTYGYNYGESIAITEPDYVLSHFSELLSVIDLSK encoded by the coding sequence ATGACACATGCGGTTTTAGAGAGTATTAAAGCGATTGCGTTTGATTTAGATGGAACCCTTGTTGACAGCGCTGGCGGTTTAGCCGACGCCATAGACAAAACCCTCGAAGAGCTAAACTTACCACCAGCAGGCAAAGAGCGTGTCTCCATCTGGGTAGGCAACGGCGCAGATATGCTTGTGCAGCGAGCGCTAGAATGGGCGGGTATGACGGTCACGCCAGAGCTGAAAAAGCAAGCTCGTATCCGCTTCGATGAACATTATGCGACGACCGTTAATACCGGTAGCCAGCTGTTCCCTGAGGTCAAAGAGACCCTCGAAACGATTGCAAAACACAACTTACCAATGGCGATTGTGACCAACAAACCAACCCCATTTGTGGCGCCATTACTCGAAAAGCTGGGCATCGATAGCTACTTTTCATTAGTACTTGGTGGCGATGATGTGGTAAAAACCAAACCGCACCCAGCGCCACTCTATTTAACAATGGGCCAGTTCGGTTTACGCAAAGAAGAATTGCTTTTTGTCGGCGATTCCCGTAATGATATTATCGCAGCCCACAATGCAGGCTGCCCAAGTGTAGGGTTAACCTACGGCTACAACTATGGTGAATCAATCGCAATTACCGAGCCCGACTACGTGTTAAGCCACTTTTCTGAGCTACTCTCCGTTATTGATTTATCAAAATAA
- the yiiM gene encoding 6-hydroxyaminopurine reductase — protein sequence MKIHPQVFIGTIQSTAHCGVSAIHKRAVDGVLTLNSLGIEGDEQAEKRFHGGPDRALCHYPQEHYEFWRQRYPQLEDLFLPSAFGENLSTQGMTEENVFIGDIYAWGDARIQVTQPRSPCYKLNGLTGVENFAQIMQDEGRCGWLYRVIKGGSVGADTSLKLLSRNSDVSMQEAIMIAFHAPYDEELYRRLLSAAGLSASWSLTMQNRLEHHKIEEFSHRLFGRRS from the coding sequence GTGAAAATACATCCTCAAGTATTTATTGGTACCATTCAAAGCACAGCCCATTGTGGCGTGAGTGCGATTCATAAGCGAGCCGTGGATGGGGTATTAACCTTAAACAGCTTAGGAATTGAAGGGGATGAACAAGCAGAAAAGCGTTTTCACGGTGGGCCAGATAGGGCGTTATGCCATTACCCGCAAGAACATTATGAATTTTGGCGACAACGATACCCGCAATTAGAGGATTTATTCCTTCCCTCCGCTTTTGGTGAAAACCTGTCAACTCAAGGAATGACCGAAGAAAACGTTTTTATCGGTGATATTTATGCTTGGGGTGATGCGCGCATTCAAGTCACCCAACCGCGTTCACCTTGCTATAAACTCAATGGGTTAACGGGCGTAGAAAACTTTGCTCAAATCATGCAGGACGAAGGTCGCTGTGGCTGGTTATATAGAGTCATTAAAGGTGGCAGTGTCGGTGCGGATACCTCGCTAAAACTACTGAGCCGTAATAGTGATGTCTCGATGCAAGAAGCGATTATGATAGCCTTCCATGCGCCCTATGATGAGGAGTTGTACCGTCGATTATTGTCTGCGGCAGGGCTATCTGCGAGTTGGAGCCTGACGATGCAAAATCGGTTAGAGCATCATAAAATTGAAGAATTTAGCCATCGCTTATTTGGTCGACGCAGCTGA